Proteins co-encoded in one Candidatus Stygibacter australis genomic window:
- a CDS encoding DUF4837 family protein — translation MKKFILILVVLMVLFSCGKQEKGSASAMKGVVKDRKKPLAWGKKQKIYVFADDNVWKYAEDDLRQTIERTYYTTLNEKMFELERISFSKLEDYFRFNNLIFYCDASSEQEVSKYVKERLGSKIDERIAADGGAIYPVYNLWADDQLVLFIVGETEERLLKLNMLQASKFWEIFKQRLYKRIEYQVYRSRRKPMSNFTEKIWQFDLPDRYVKFREDNINHFTSYLARSKSQPDRYISVYYEDMPENIISRDWLIEKRNEIAGKYYDGDKFSKQDVTISNTEISRYSGLKLMGRWNNKKYYIGGAFSCFAFWEPERKQVFIIDNSVYYPEGDKLPALIELEIISNSFRLK, via the coding sequence AAAAGATAGAAAGAAACCCCTGGCATGGGGGAAAAAACAGAAAATATATGTTTTTGCGGATGATAATGTCTGGAAATATGCTGAAGATGATCTTCGCCAAACTATTGAAAGGACATATTATACTACACTTAATGAAAAAATGTTCGAGCTGGAAAGAATATCATTTAGTAAGCTTGAAGATTATTTCCGGTTCAATAATCTGATATTTTATTGTGATGCATCCTCTGAACAGGAAGTGTCAAAATACGTTAAAGAAAGACTGGGAAGCAAGATTGATGAACGGATTGCTGCCGATGGTGGAGCAATTTATCCCGTTTATAATCTCTGGGCAGATGATCAGTTAGTTCTATTCATCGTTGGTGAAACCGAAGAAAGACTTTTAAAATTGAATATGCTGCAAGCATCTAAGTTTTGGGAAATCTTCAAGCAGAGATTGTATAAAAGGATCGAATATCAAGTTTACCGTTCCCGGAGAAAACCCATGAGCAACTTCACAGAAAAGATCTGGCAGTTTGACCTTCCAGACAGATACGTGAAGTTTCGAGAAGATAATATAAATCATTTCACTTCCTACCTGGCAAGATCAAAATCTCAACCTGACCGGTATATCTCTGTCTATTATGAAGATATGCCAGAGAATATCATCTCCCGTGACTGGCTGATAGAAAAGAGAAATGAAATAGCCGGAAAATACTATGACGGTGATAAATTCAGTAAACAGGATGTGACTATCAGCAATACTGAGATTTCCAGATATAGTGGCTTGAAACTAATGGGACGCTGGAATAATAAAAAATATTATATTGGTGGTGCTTTTAGTTGTTTTGCATTTTGGGAACCGGAAAGAAAACAGGTCTTTATCATTGATAATTCTGTTTATTATCCTGAAGGTGATAAACTGCCTGCTTTGATCGAACTGGAGATCATCAGTAATTCATTCCGCTTAAAATAA